The region TGCCGAACTATTTCCATGCCGCGAAAAGGAGGGTCAGCCCGCAGGAGATGTTCGACCGGTTCGCCGGACTCACGGAGACCAAGCTGGTAGGTCAGGCGGCCAAGCAGGCCGCTCAGCGTACACAATTGCTGATTCATACGATCGAGGAGCAGGCCGTGGACCTTTACTGGGACTATGAGGTACGTTGGGATGCCTCGGGCGTAAGACAGTACAACAGACGGATCATGTCGGCTGAAGAAGTTGCTGCGGAATGGGACCCGCGCTGGCTGGAATGGTCTATCAAGCAGGATGCCATGAATCTGGCCTGTGTCTTCGCCCGGCCCGGACATCAGGGAGTACAGAATTACCTGCGGGGCAAGCTGGAAGGAACGCTCAAGCGGTACACGTATGACCGTCTCGCCAATATTTTCAAAGGACTGGAAAGGGCAGAACTGCCTGAGACGGAGCGGCTGGAGCTGCTGATCTCTGCGCTTGAAGAGAACAACGTCCGTAATTTGTATACCTTCGACCACTACTTGTTCGAGATGATGGAGCGCTTCCCGGCCAGCTATGTGGACCGGGTGAAGGAGATCGCCCCCCGGTTCAAATATGAATCCAAGCGCCAGCTGGAATATATACTGGACCAGCTAGTGAGTAAGCAGTAAAGTCTGCAATATACTTACGAGTCAGTACGGAAGAGATTGTCCCGGATAGACGGGGATATACAAAGGAGAGGTGTACATGTCAACAGAACAAGGTCAGCTTCAGGATTACATGCGTCTGCCGGCTGAAATCCTGTACCGTGAGGAGCTGGAGGCTCTGCGCAAGGAGGACACCGGACGTATTCCTGCCGGCTGGCAGATGTCCCCGCGCTCAGTTCTCACCTTCATTACTGGCGGCAAGGCGGGCAAAACCGTGATTACCCCGAAATATATCGGGAACACCCGGCTGATTGAGATGGCCGTTGCCACGCTGGTCACTGACAGGGCACTGCTGCTGATCGGGGAGCCGGGCACCGCCAAATCCTGGCTGTCCGAGAATCTGGCAGCGGCGATCTACGGCAACTCAGGCATGGTAGTGCAGGGGACAGCGGGAACAAGCGAAGAGCATGTGCGCTATTCCTGGAACTACGCCATGCTCCTGGCGAACGGGCCGACGCCGGAGGCGCTGGTCAAGAGCCCGATTATGCGGGCGATGGAGGACGGCGGTATTGCCCGGTTTGAAGAAATCTCCCGCTGTGCCTCCGAGGTACAGGACGCATTGATCTCGATTCTGTCGGAGAAGACGATCTCCGTGCCGGAGCTGGGCAAGGAGACCAGTGCCCGCAAGGGCTTCTCGATTATTGCCACCGCTAATACGCGGGACCGCGGAGTCAATGAAATGTCCGCTGCTCTGAAGCGGCGATTCAATATCATTGTGCTGCCTGCGCCATCGGACCTTGAGACGGAGCTGTCCATTGTGAAGAAACGTGTCGGTGAGATCGCCTCCTCCTATGAGCTGCAGGCTGCTGTTCCGGCAGATGAAGCGCTGCTGAAGG is a window of Paenibacillus sp. FSL H3-0469 DNA encoding:
- a CDS encoding AAA family ATPase, giving the protein MSTEQGQLQDYMRLPAEILYREELEALRKEDTGRIPAGWQMSPRSVLTFITGGKAGKTVITPKYIGNTRLIEMAVATLVTDRALLLIGEPGTAKSWLSENLAAAIYGNSGMVVQGTAGTSEEHVRYSWNYAMLLANGPTPEALVKSPIMRAMEDGGIARFEEISRCASEVQDALISILSEKTISVPELGKETSARKGFSIIATANTRDRGVNEMSAALKRRFNIIVLPAPSDLETELSIVKKRVGEIASSYELQAAVPADEALLKVVTIFRELRSGMTLDKKEKVKTPAGVISTAEAISLLTNSMALAASFGSGELTDEDLAAGLQGAIVKDDDKDKLVWKEYLDNVMKKKGADWRGLYQACKEMNE